The proteins below are encoded in one region of Sulfurirhabdus autotrophica:
- a CDS encoding ImmA/IrrE family metallo-endopeptidase, with translation MHRHLGDFKFNVRYAEIERQANIFAGIFLLPDESFSAEIVAPSQDIFVALKSRWKTSTGAMISCAKQLDVVTEGYATRLWKNYRARDV, from the coding sequence TTGCATAGACATCTTGGTGATTTTAAATTTAATGTGCGCTATGCTGAGATAGAACGTCAGGCCAATATTTTTGCGGGTATTTTCCTTTTACCTGATGAATCATTTTCGGCGGAAATCGTGGCTCCGTCCCAAGATATTTTTGTTGCCTTAAAATCACGTTGGAAAACATCGACAGGCGCCATGATCTCGTGCGCAAAGCAACTTGACGTTGTTACAGAGGGTTATGCTACACGACTTTGGAAAAATTATAGGGCTCGTGACGTGTGA
- a CDS encoding alpha/beta hydrolase, whose product MTNSPKDSISDLLMRNIPRGLVMGIEEALGAGAQRAHAAAKGMDEGHLPHVVGQLRHFHMNESFHRALSMGDTSPTAIRGNGLVSGRAGVFTLARFNIPEGFWINGRRSHTRRQMSFANKAIEPLVQPELFESYVPPSEVVAFFVACFSGSMHIQPEAPVSIQVAVPDREMRGWLFREPLEVFVQRYEQSPTTQGDLAIPKLKKNIGKQDKDGTTL is encoded by the coding sequence ATGACCAACTCTCCCAAAGATTCGATCTCTGATCTCCTGATGCGCAACATTCCCCGTGGACTTGTGATGGGCATCGAAGAGGCTCTTGGCGCTGGGGCGCAGCGTGCACATGCTGCCGCGAAAGGAATGGATGAGGGGCATCTGCCTCATGTTGTTGGGCAGCTCCGTCACTTTCACATGAACGAATCGTTCCACCGAGCGCTTTCGATGGGCGATACGTCTCCGACGGCGATTCGAGGCAATGGCCTTGTGTCCGGACGAGCCGGGGTATTCACTCTTGCCAGATTCAACATTCCAGAAGGTTTCTGGATCAATGGGCGGCGGAGCCACACACGTCGGCAGATGTCTTTTGCCAACAAAGCAATCGAGCCCTTGGTTCAGCCCGAACTGTTCGAAAGTTACGTACCGCCTTCGGAGGTCGTAGCTTTTTTCGTGGCTTGTTTCTCGGGGTCGATGCATATTCAACCCGAGGCGCCTGTCTCAATACAGGTCGCAGTACCAGATCGCGAAATGCGCGGCTGGCTTTTCAGGGAACCACTGGAGGTGTTCGTGCAGCGCTATGAGCAGAGCCCGACTACGCAAGGCGATCTTGCGATTCCGAAGCTCAAGAAAAACATTGGCAAACAGGACAAGGATGGAACTACGCTATGA
- a CDS encoding XRE family transcriptional regulator: protein MSRGGIQGFQKERLSQILAVRRLSQVQLASLVGVSPATVSKWRSGSQAPERDTLERLANVVNVTPEWFTRLPTAKVSLPLFRSNASAHVAARAMLEARIEWAQDIAVALSEFVDFPQLNLPSRKFIDPEEITPEEIEHAACECRDLWRIGRAAVQDLALAVEGAGVILIREETGIAQIEGLSAWSEVLGRPLVLLSADKDNGYRSRFDLAHELGHLVLHRYIPRPTERDRHKLLEQQAHRFAGAFLLPAETFANEIRTPVTLDDLLLLKRRWGVSVGAIVMRLRALKILDGDGAQLLFKRRSARWGAKSEPGDGDRAPERPRLLRRTIDLLVEENVMPLDAIPRHIGLATNDLEMLLGLQEGYFQGKGNVVQLARLRPFPVSTSEPVVTTGSTILPFRFTPKH, encoded by the coding sequence ATGAGCCGCGGAGGTATTCAGGGTTTTCAGAAAGAGCGACTTAGTCAGATACTAGCTGTACGTCGGCTGAGCCAAGTACAATTGGCGTCGCTGGTTGGAGTGTCGCCAGCGACGGTTAGCAAATGGCGATCGGGTAGCCAAGCACCAGAACGTGACACGCTCGAAAGGCTCGCCAACGTTGTCAATGTCACGCCGGAATGGTTTACCAGATTGCCCACAGCAAAGGTGTCGCTACCGCTGTTTCGCAGTAATGCCTCGGCGCACGTCGCCGCCCGCGCGATGCTTGAGGCCCGGATCGAGTGGGCTCAAGACATTGCAGTTGCTCTGTCGGAGTTCGTCGACTTTCCGCAACTGAACCTGCCTAGTCGGAAGTTCATCGACCCGGAAGAAATTACGCCTGAGGAGATTGAGCACGCAGCCTGTGAATGTCGTGACTTGTGGCGCATCGGTCGTGCAGCTGTTCAAGACCTCGCCCTAGCGGTCGAAGGCGCTGGTGTCATCCTGATCCGCGAGGAAACCGGAATCGCTCAAATTGAAGGCTTGTCGGCTTGGAGCGAAGTGCTCGGGCGCCCACTCGTCCTTTTGTCGGCCGACAAGGACAATGGATACCGTAGTCGATTCGATTTGGCCCATGAACTCGGCCACCTGGTCCTGCATCGGTACATTCCCCGACCCACCGAGCGGGATCGTCATAAGCTGTTGGAACAGCAAGCGCATCGTTTCGCGGGTGCCTTCTTACTGCCAGCAGAGACATTCGCCAACGAAATTCGTACCCCAGTCACGCTGGACGATCTGTTATTGTTGAAGCGGCGCTGGGGTGTGTCGGTGGGAGCGATCGTGATGCGGCTTCGTGCACTCAAGATTCTTGACGGGGATGGTGCTCAATTACTCTTCAAGCGGCGCTCCGCTCGATGGGGCGCCAAGTCCGAGCCGGGTGATGGTGACAGGGCTCCCGAACGGCCACGCCTGTTGCGTCGTACCATCGACCTACTGGTAGAGGAGAACGTGATGCCGCTGGATGCGATTCCCCGACATATCGGGCTGGCAACAAATGACCTGGAAATGCTGCTGGGCCTTCAGGAAGGCTATTTCCAAGGCAAGGGCAATGTTGTGCAGTTGGCGCGCCTACGTCCTTTTCCCGTCAGTACAAGCGAGCCGGTAGTGACGACTGGGAGCACTATCTTGCCCTTTCGATTTACGCCCAAACATTGA
- a CDS encoding DNA-processing protein DprA — MNDIDAILSSKPISPSREMAAYEALWVHQSATFKTIADCFRSSPDLMPSELVTEDEIVAAQSKVLEKIAHAKIHDFGVRIHGSEDYPQRLRDAAHPVELLYYRGWWDLIDSPKRIAIVGSRNVSEEGVRRTRRLVKLLVQEGYTIVSGLAKGVDTAAHTAAIDNGGNTIAVIGTPITEYYPPENKKLQDLIAEKYLLVSQVPIWRYSKQDYRSNRLFFPERNATMSALTQATVIVEASDTSGSLTQARAALQQGRKLFILDSCFRNPKLTWPSRFLEKGAIRVIDLNDIMVSLG; from the coding sequence ATGAACGACATTGATGCTATTTTGAGTAGCAAACCGATCTCGCCGTCTCGTGAAATGGCGGCGTATGAGGCTTTGTGGGTCCACCAGAGTGCGACCTTCAAGACAATCGCAGATTGCTTTCGCAGTAGCCCAGATTTAATGCCTTCCGAGTTGGTCACGGAAGACGAGATCGTGGCTGCGCAATCTAAGGTGCTGGAGAAAATCGCGCACGCGAAAATTCACGACTTTGGTGTTCGCATTCACGGGTCGGAAGACTATCCCCAGCGACTGCGCGATGCTGCGCATCCTGTAGAACTGCTGTACTACAGGGGTTGGTGGGATTTGATCGACTCCCCTAAGCGTATCGCAATCGTTGGATCCCGTAACGTCTCGGAAGAAGGCGTTCGTCGAACCCGGCGACTCGTGAAGCTTCTTGTTCAAGAGGGCTATACCATCGTCTCCGGCCTGGCAAAAGGTGTTGACACGGCAGCGCACACCGCAGCAATCGATAATGGAGGCAACACTATTGCGGTCATCGGTACTCCCATTACGGAGTACTACCCGCCCGAAAACAAGAAACTGCAAGACCTGATTGCGGAGAAGTACCTGCTTGTTAGTCAAGTACCGATCTGGCGCTATTCAAAGCAGGACTATCGAAGCAATCGACTATTCTTTCCAGAGCGCAACGCCACCATGTCCGCACTGACGCAGGCAACTGTGATTGTTGAGGCCAGCGACACGTCTGGCTCGCTGACTCAAGCGCGTGCCGCGCTTCAGCAGGGACGCAAACTATTCATTTTGGACAGCTGCTTCCGCAATCCAAAGCTGACTTGGCCCTCGCGTTTCCTAGAAAAGGGAGCGATTCGCGTCATCGACTTAAATGACATTATGGTGTCTCTTGGCTAG
- a CDS encoding phosphoribosyltransferase, translated as MLLNGKPDPNLVQVLINARAANNPVGLISNHHEPDWFAGSFGGSGVQFLHNKGRQSGEIVSQNAKNFSLNPFDVLVLAGKDEDVQMGKNGHALLIAAGWSTAKQVVPLGIRVDDAKQFQEIIDLTTGWLGQWWFTGDEPRYRVRALSDLSSKYGKTITQRVFAQKLTSTVKNGGSRLNALLAVTARSLLMEGTDSQEGLVWGVYPSSSSANDDDEILSDFTHRLRTTVSRVRFSKRGEPLFIRHTPSTKRSMGGGGDRTDPTNQILTVHLNPFYKESNRLLGKHVIVVDDCTTYGVSFGVASAFLRKAGAASITGVALGKFGGQLRYYEIDIQTDPFKPVVAGGFTSIAPGWFQGATSSVTQQVLQTLIP; from the coding sequence TTGCTCCTCAACGGAAAGCCAGATCCCAACCTTGTCCAGGTGCTGATCAATGCAAGGGCAGCCAACAACCCTGTGGGCTTGATTTCCAATCATCATGAGCCGGATTGGTTTGCTGGCAGCTTTGGTGGTAGCGGTGTTCAGTTCCTACATAACAAGGGGCGCCAGTCAGGTGAAATCGTTTCACAAAATGCCAAGAATTTTTCATTGAATCCCTTCGATGTACTAGTCTTAGCTGGCAAGGATGAAGACGTCCAAATGGGCAAAAACGGTCACGCACTTCTGATCGCTGCCGGCTGGTCTACCGCAAAACAAGTAGTGCCACTTGGAATCCGGGTCGATGATGCCAAGCAGTTTCAAGAGATCATTGACCTGACGACTGGTTGGTTGGGCCAGTGGTGGTTCACAGGCGATGAACCACGATACCGAGTACGGGCATTGTCAGATCTTTCATCCAAGTATGGTAAGACAATCACACAGCGGGTGTTTGCGCAAAAGCTGACTTCCACCGTCAAGAACGGAGGTAGTCGTTTGAACGCGCTTTTGGCCGTCACTGCACGTTCACTCCTAATGGAAGGTACGGATTCTCAGGAAGGATTGGTGTGGGGTGTGTATCCCTCATCGAGTAGCGCCAACGATGACGATGAGATTCTCAGCGATTTCACACATCGGCTTCGCACGACGGTATCGCGCGTGCGTTTCTCAAAGCGAGGTGAGCCGCTATTCATCCGTCACACGCCATCTACGAAGCGATCGATGGGAGGCGGAGGAGACCGAACCGACCCGACCAACCAAATCTTGACCGTCCACTTGAATCCATTCTACAAAGAGAGCAACCGTCTGCTTGGCAAGCATGTGATCGTCGTCGATGACTGTACGACTTATGGTGTGTCATTTGGTGTAGCTTCGGCGTTTCTGCGTAAGGCGGGTGCAGCGTCTATCACCGGAGTCGCATTGGGCAAGTTTGGCGGCCAACTGAGGTACTACGAGATTGATATCCAGACTGACCCGTTTAAGCCGGTAGTTGCGGGTGGATTTACCTCCATTGCGCCAGGCTGGTTTCAGGGTGCGACAAGTTCAGTCACCCAGCAGGTTCTGCAAACCTTGATCCCTTGA
- a CDS encoding GFA family protein: MKGSCLCGAIVYEVDQLDMPISHCHCRTCRKAHAAAFASNAGVMREHFHWVKGKEKLAAFESSPGKLRYFCSVCGSHLVAERRAQPHVILRVATLDEDPGIKPAMHIWSSHNVSWLNDSNEVPFYQEWQPDR, encoded by the coding sequence ATGAAAGGCAGTTGTTTGTGTGGCGCCATTGTGTACGAAGTTGATCAATTGGACATGCCAATTAGTCACTGCCATTGCCGTACTTGTCGCAAAGCGCATGCAGCCGCCTTTGCATCGAATGCCGGCGTTATGCGAGAACATTTCCACTGGGTAAAAGGTAAAGAGAAATTGGCGGCCTTTGAGTCATCTCCGGGAAAGCTCAGGTATTTCTGTTCTGTTTGTGGCTCGCACCTCGTGGCCGAGCGCCGCGCACAACCGCACGTCATTTTGCGCGTGGCAACGCTCGATGAAGACCCAGGCATAAAACCTGCTATGCACATCTGGAGTTCGCATAACGTCTCTTGGCTAAATGACAGTAATGAAGTTCCGTTCTATCAAGAATGGCAACCCGACAGATAA